A single window of Sulfitobacter sp. JL08 DNA harbors:
- a CDS encoding P-II family nitrogen regulator, translating to MKLIIATIKPFKLEEVREALTNAGVRGMMVTEIKGFGSQSGHTEIYRGAEYAVNFVPKIKLEIVVAASMADQVVETIAKTAKTGKIGDGKIFVLDVQQAIRVRTGETNDEAL from the coding sequence ATTGCGACAATCAAACCGTTCAAGCTGGAAGAGGTCCGCGAAGCGCTGACCAACGCAGGCGTGCGCGGCATGATGGTGACGGAAATAAAGGGCTTCGGCTCTCAATCGGGTCACACAGAAATTTATCGCGGCGCGGAATACGCGGTGAACTTCGTTCCGAAAATCAAACTCGAAATCGTGGTCGCGGCGTCGATGGCTGATCAGGTCGTCGAAACCATCGCCAAGACAGCCAAGACCGGCAAGATCGGCGACGGCAAGATTTTCGTGCTGGACGTGCAGCAGGCGATCCGCGTGCGCACCGGCGAAACCAACGACGAGGCGCTTTGA